The sequence gctcggctcaatTGTGAGCTCAAGCTGGTTCCTTTAGCTCGTGGGATAgagaaacatacatacatacatacatacatacatacatacatacatacatacatacatacatacatacatacatacatacatacataatcAATTGCTCAGATACATATTCATTAGTTTAACTTGTAGACCTAGTGGCACGAACTAATTTGACACAGACACaattcattaatcattagtttgTCCTAGACCACCACTACACATATATATAACATATTCACCAACTTATGTATAAATGGTTTGTATATAGTTTCATTTGAGCTCACGAGCTGACTTGAGCTCAGCTCGAGGTTGCTCATTAATAAACCGGGCCCAAATGTTAGCTCGTCTTGTGAAAAAAAATAAACTAGCCGACCATGAGCCGAGCAAGCCATGAGTATTTCGTTCAATCCTACATGAAATAGATTTGGGTTGGAGATTAATAGTTTTATGACCATAATGCTCTCTTGTAGTTAAACTTTGGGATAGGAGAAGTGTTTGAGATATGAAAGCTCTTTCTTACAATTTTAAACCGATCGGTGTGGGTGAGATACTGAGATACGGTTATTACGTTACTGTTGATCGACCTTCTCTCTCTACATACCGATCAAAAGAAATGGGAATGAAATAATACATTGCTATCTCATATCGACCTCTGTTTTGACTTTATTTTCGTTTTCCAAATCACATTGCATCCGAAAGCTACCTGATGTTTTGTTTTCAGTCGCCGCATACACTACGTCTAGATCTCACAGGATTTTGAGGAATTTGGACAAAAATAGTTCTAACAGTTTTATTGGATCCCGATTTTTTTAAAATCCGTGAGATAAAATCTCTATAAACTCTAGCTTGTTTGGATGAGAATCTACCGTTATGGGATTTTTTTTTCTATCTCGAATCTAAAAATCCGTTAGATTCGAACGGAGTAATGCAGATGGAGCCAGAATCCAGGCTAAGGAAGGTGCTAAGTGCTTGTTGGCGCCGATCTGAACAACACCAATCGCTAGGGGTGTATTgtctggcggtgctctctgcggcgGCGCGGACGGTCTGCGGCTCTGGGCCGAACGGTCCACGACCTGAGTGCAGGAGCCGattttttttgcattttggtccttCTTCGGAAAAAAAAATCATGTTTCgaccctagaaaattttaatgtcatttttggaccctttgctcggcgtcatagcctatggcgccgaggtaacacagctcggcgccatagcctatggcgccgaggtacgtgatgCGCTGGCACAAACGGACATCGTGGCGCTGAGcttggcgccatagatcttggcgtcgAGCTCAATTGTGTATACAAAGCTTGTCTAGCTCAGTCGGTAGAGCGTAAGGCTCTTAACAAGTGGTCGTGGGTTTGAGCCTCACAGTGGGCGTTTAatattttttgtctttgtcactgatttGTTTTTTGTTGTCCAGATTTTTCGTTTATATCGCTGATTTGTCCATCCAGATTTATTTCTCATAcagatttttttgtttttgtgactgatttgtttattcgtccaTATATTTTTTTTGTTTATCCGGCGAGCACAGCGGTTGTGTGCCACAGTGGTCGTGAGCCGTCAACTTCCTCCTTTGTTTGCTCAGCTAACCTACACCTAGGAAAATCAAACTGAATCACAAATGGACTATAATGTTTAAATTTTCTTTTGGAAATGCAATTTGAAGATTAGCATAGGAATACCAATTATGTTTCTCTTTGTCAATCAAAAAGTGACCTGCAAAATAATAGCATGGTTAGATCTATGCATCGTTCTCTTGATGGGACTCAACATTGAATGGAAAGGTTAATTAAATCTGCGGATTAACTATACTATTTAGTTTAGTAGTATGTAAATTAAATATAAAAGTGAGGGACTGTACCCCCTACACACAGACACAAGCTCACAAAGTATTTTGTCCACTTAAAAAACTTAAATTTGTTTGAAAAATGTCATGGTAAATGGAGAGAATGGAATTAGGTATCACCTAGTGGAGTAATTTATGCAGTAAATTCTAAAATATATCATCCATGAGACAAGTATATAATGGAGTATACTTTTATTTAGTGCAGAGGAAAAAAGATGAATATGTGTGCTTCTTTTTATGTGGTCATGATTGAAGTAAGAGTGTTCTCATTTTATTTTTATTGTGGTTAGCTAAGCAAACAAGGGGGAAGTTGACGGCttgcggctgtgctcgacggataaacaaaaaaaatctggacgaataatcaaatcagtcacaaaaaccaAAAAAatctggatgagaaataaatctggacggacaaatcagcgacataaacgaaaaatctaGACAACAAAAAACAAATTAGTGATAAAAAGTATTAAACGCCCACCGTGCGGCTTGAACCCACAACAATCACAATGTTAAGAGCCTTGCACTCTAACGACTAAGCTAGACGGGTTTTGTGGacacaaccgagctcggcgccaaaatCTATGGCGCtgagctcggtgccacgtcggcgccacgacgtccgtttatgccaacgcagcacgtacctcggcgccgagctgtgttacctcggcgccgtatgctatggcgccgagcaaatggTCAAAAATGATATTAAAATTTTTTAGGGTCCAAACGTGATTTTTTTCGAGAaaggaccaaaatgcaaaaaattcgggTGCAGGAGCAACATCTTCCTTGtttcgcaccggacggtccgcgcacagggtcggacggtccgcggcgcAAGGCCATCTTCCTCCTCTTCACTAGAATCTAAATCTTGCCCCTGGGGAAAGAGATCTTAGGTCGCCCTGTGTCGACAGGTCATCCGGGCGTTCCCAaacgacgtggagtcgcctaggaattaagagatcaattcgagaaAGTGGCCTTgagtggacaactagatcttgccgcTAGGAAGGGGTAAGATCCTAGGATCATCTtggggtcggcaggccacccaagacggatctagacgacgtagagtcgaataggggtagAGGTGGATATGCAGAAGGATACAACTAGAACTACGCTACATCTACTTCTAGGGCAGAAAAGGTAAATAAAGTAGATagattcgattggaatgtgttcgaggGTTTTTAATCGGTCGTACccttttatatttataggggagaagGTCTGGACCTGTTTCTAGAAGATAGCCAACAACtctcacgtgattagatggataaccacgcacgagataaggataatcaaCTGAGTTGATCTGATCACGGGGCCGCATACTGTCCGGGTTCTAGGACCGGACCGTGCGTCACTTTTGGTGCTGAACCGTGCTAACTCCATTTTCATCTTTAACAGATGTTAGTTCCAAGCATAAGAAGCAGTATTCTAGCACTGGTTCTAAAGCACTAACGACACCAATATACAATAGCACAAATATATTGGTTGTTGTATGATGGTAAACTGATCCGTAAATTCTAAACTCTAATATTGTACATAAGCTAGGTTTGTGCACATATTTTTATTTGGTTATTTGCATTGTTGTACGCATGACAGATATAGACCATGTTTGGTTGCTTGCACCAGAATGTGTCTAAAAGAATGTATAAATAAATCTTCAAAGATTATACAATGTTTGTTATAGTTTTTTTTCTAAAAATCTGAGAACACAAATACAAAATTAATTTAGTGATTAAATATTTTAATAAAAAATAATGAAAATGTATTTAAAACATCGGTTTGTGTGCAGCTGCATCGGCAGTTCCTGCACGCGGGCAATCGGGGTGCGTACGCCCGGTGCCTGTACGCGCCCCTTCGATCGCATTCGTTCAGCCTGTACACGAAGGGAAGCAAACCAGGCTCCGCGGGTGTGAGTGCAAACGCTCGCTAACCGGTGCCTGGTGACGACGTAAGTGAGATGGAATTCATCATGTCATTAGTACTTTATATAGCATTATAGAATTCTACTTTTTTGGCACGCACATCATGTCTTTATTGTTTCTTTTACACATTGCCTTCTATAATTCTCTTTATTTGCACGCACATTCTCTGATCTGTCTCATGCACACAATATTGTCAAAAACGTGTTACCAAACAATGCTATGTGTCCAGAAAATACTCTAGTTTGCTGAAACTATACTATTATGTCACAGCATATTGTATAACATTATATTGAAATACCACGGTAGAAAACTCCACTTCCAAACAGACCCGCGGGTATTTACAACATTTTAAACTATAGTATTTAGCCAAAAGCTAGTCATACCATAAAAACTTTAGGTTGGAGTGGAGTTTTAAATACTATAAAAATACTATGGCGACTAGAATTCTATGGTTTTGAAAACATAGTTTTTAGGTTTGCAACCAAACATCTTATAGCTTAAAATACATTGGTATTTCTATAAACCATAGTATTATAGGAAAACTATAAAAATATTTCGATTCCAAACCAACCCAAGTTGTAAATAATCCGGTTACTTTTTCAGATGGTCATGATTAATATATTCAATCTCCAATGTAAATATTCTTATAATTGGTGTGAGTGCAACAGTACTAAGGGAgggagtgtttgaatgcactagagataatagttagtggttaaaattagttgagacatccaaacatgtatctaatagttcagctattagctatttttataaATTATTTAATAGTAGActagttatttgttagctagaTAATTCTATTAATAATTTTTAGTCAattaactattagttctagtgcattcaaagaTCCCTAAAAACTACAGCCATTATAGACAAACGTACATGTATACAAAAGTCACGACCATCTAAAAAGAAAGAAATTTAAAAATGAGATATCTGAACTTCTGAAGGGACGTACAATGGGCCTCATATATTTCTATAAAGCAATCATCATGCATatgtatttttttaaaaaaaattggcTCAAAATGTCATATGCATTTCAGATCAATATGCATATTAGAGCATatccaacaatgcctcaaactagtGCCTCAAATTAAAATATGAGGCTCTACACAAGAAAAACTACTCCAACAGTGTCATATTTCATAAATTTTTGTCAAAAAACAATAGGGCACTCTCTCAAgtgactcaaatatactacatcgtagtgggctgccctataatctagatttggggctttactgttggagcgaggtgttttgttggtgccctaaattctataaaatataattatttttaaattatagagcatttttataggtcacgttgttggagatgctcttacaaTGAGAATAACCTTAGCTCTACTGCATTACTGCATACAAATAAGCCCTAAATTTCAGTACTCCACTACTCCTGCAGCTAGTGCCACAGCGCATCATCAACTCATCACAGTTTTTTTTTATCTTCATTTCTGCCGGAAGTCCCAGACAGACAGTCCCTCCCACCACTCCAAAAGGCGCCAAACATCAATCCGAGGCACGGAGGCAGCACGACTGCACGAGCGTCAAACCAAATGGCGCCGCACACCACCGGGGTGGGAGGCGGCAGCGGGGCCGAGGAGGAGGTGTCGGAGGCGGCGGCTGCATCCCCTGCGTTACGGCACCGCCACGCTGGCAAgggcgaggccgaggccgaggggcTGGACGGCAATGGCGACGCTGGGGCCGACGGCCAGGCGTCCCTGGAGCGGGTGTTCGCGGACAAGGCGGTGCCGTCATGGCGGGAGCAGCTCACGCTGCGGGCGTTCGTCGTCAGCGCGCTGCTCGCCGTCATGTTCAACGTCATCGTCATGAAGCTCAACCTCACCACGGGGATCGTCCCCTCGCTCAACGTCTCCGCGGGGCTGCTCGGTTTCTTCTTCGTCCGCATGTGGACCGCCGCCGTCGAGAGGATGGGCTTCCTCTGCCATCCCTTCACCAGGCAGGAGAACACCATCATCCAGACCTGCGTCGTCTCCGCCTACGGCATCGCCTTCAGCGGTCGGTAACCAACCACAACCAGGCCCCTCCCGTCCCGAACTATATGCTTCGATAGCTAGAAATAGTGTCCTAATTCGTAATTTCCTATCACCGCGGTTGTCTGCTTGGGAGGAACTTGTGCTTGTCATTCTTTTGGGAGCGGTTGTTGCGTCGATTTCATGCTTGAGTCGCCGGTTTGAACCGCTGATGTGTACTGAACGAATAGTGGACCAATCCCATTGTTTGATTTGTCTACAGTTGTTTGGTTTGTCTATAGTGGCTTTTGGGAGTGGGAGAGTAGTATGAATGTATGACGCAGATAGGGAGAGTCGCAGGGGCCACATAGCGTTCGCTATTGTTGGTAAGCCTGAAACGTCAGGGAATCGATTGTTCTTTTGCCCCCAAAGAAAAACACCAACCGATCGCTTTCAATATCAGAAAAGTAGCGTTTTCGGCAAAATAAACCAGTTGCAAAGGACTGAATTTTCGGACTTTGTTGTCCAGTGTGTCACTGTAAGGTGGGCTCAAAGGTGATTATGTGGTCTCAGGGAGTGCATGATTGATAGCCATAGCCCATAGGATAGTCACCTATTTTCAATGAAAGGCCTAGAAGGCTAGGTTAATACTCCTCTCCGTCCCAAattataattcgtttgacttttttgGGTCACGTTTGACTGGATCGTCCCATtcatttttttttttgcaaaaaaaattAGAAAATTCAAAgccatatttaaattgtattatATTCTAAACAATATCACAGCAAAAATTAACTTAATTATGAATTTTTTTGAATAAGACAAGCCGGTCAAACTTAGGCTAAAAAAGTCAAACGGATTATAAATTGGAACGGGGAGTATTTTTTCCCCAAATATTTGGGGTTCATAGTTAGGTGATCAACTTTGGGGAAGAAATGTCAATTATTCTCAGGACAGGTTGAAATGGGATGAGCCTGCTTGGGTTGACTCCTCCCTTTAAAATAAATGCATGGTACATGCGTTGCTTTTTTCCCCTTTGGTAGACATGACACATGCATCTGAAGCATTCGTCGAACAAAAATGACTATTTATGATCTGCACTCTGCAGGCTTATTTGTGAACCATGTAACATGTTATTCAGTGCGTTGATCATGTGCAACCATAGTCTTGCAGGCTAAAATAATTCGAAATTGCATAATAAAATGGCCCATATGTATAGGGTGGTCAGCAGGAATTAAGAAGTTACTCTCATCAGCAAGTTTAAATTTGCATATGTCCTCCATTGCAGGACTGCAAATGTGCAGCAACGCTTTCAGGAAATGGGTGATTATCTGTGTTTTCAAGTGGTCATTGTGCGATCAGATCATTTAAGGCATGAGACAAGTAGCTGTTTTGGTTCCTTATCTGTCTGGAATCAAATAAGTGATCCAATCATTGTTTTTCCTGTTCTTCTCACATTACTGCACAGTTAAGTATGCTGCATTGAAGCCAACAAAAAAATACGCAAAATGGCTTATACTCTTTTGTTCAAATTAATCAGGTGGCTTCGGCAGTTATCTGTTTGGAATGAGTGACAAAATAGCTAAACAAGCAACAGAGGCTAAAGATGCTAATAACATAAAGGATCCTCACCTTGGATGGATGATAGGGTTCCTATTCCTTGTCAGCTTTATTGGTCTCTTTGCACTTGTGCCCCTAAGAAAGGTATGTCTCCAACTCTTTCCTCCATTATGTTCTTACTGAATTACTGTATGGAAGGAAACTTGAAATTATCAGCTTAATTTTGTTTCAGATTATGATTGTTGACTACAAGCTGACCTATCCAAGTGGCACAGCCACTGCATATCTCATCAACGGTTTTCACACACCTGAGGGAGCCAAGCTTGCAAAGTATGTACCGTTGGGTTCTTGTTTTGGCTACTTTAACCTTGCGAAAACTATATCCATCATTTTTCACCACCCGGTCCATGTTGTGCAACTCCATTTGCAATGATATATTTCAGGAAGCAAGTAAAGACGTTGGGCAAGTACTTCATGTTTAGCTTTTTCTGGGGCTTTTTCCAGTGGTTCTACACTGCAGGGGATGAGTGTGGATTCAAAAATTTCCCAACGTTGGGCCTTGAAGCTTATAACAATAGGTCAGAACTGTGACACTATCCTAGATATGGCACCTGCTGAGTGTAGTGTCCAATATCTGGTAAAACAATGAGATCTTGCAAATTCATCTGTGTCATCTCTTGTTATGCTGCACAAGTGAAACAGCAGTTATTTATGtcatgcatctgaagttttgctcAGTATTTCCAATTGGCTAGGCGCTAATTCGGAGGTATTGGTCTCTGATGCTAAAGTTGGCTTACCCTCTTTCAGGTTCTTCTTTGACTTCTCTCCTACATACGTTGGAGTTGGCATGATCTGCCCATACATCGTTAACGTGTCCGTTCTGCTGGGCGGTATCCTCTCATGGGGTGTAATGTGGCCTCTCATTGCCAAGAAGAAGGGGAGTTGGTACCTGGCTAGCGTCGATGACTCAAGTCTCCATGGGCTGCAGGCTTACATGGTAAACATCGATCCTACTTATGGCTGTCCCCTTCTCTTTTCCCAAAGCCAATACCATTCAGCTTCATCGCATGAGAACATTATCAGTTTCGTGGCCAAGAATTCAACTGCTAGTTCCTTGCGATTGCAGGTTTTCATTTCCATCGCCTTGATCCTTGGGGACGGTTTATACAACTTTATCAAGGTGCTGATCCGCACGATTGCGGGCTTCATATCGATGGTGCAGCAAAATTCAAAAGGCATGCTTCCTGTTTCGGACAATGGCAGCTCAATGTCCGCTACCGAAGCTCTGTCCTTTGACGACGAACGTCGCACTGAGATTTTTCTGAGAGATCAAGTTCCCAAGTCAGTTGCATACGGGGGCTATGTTGTAGTTGCCGCGATATCTATCGGCACCCTTCCTCAGATTTTCCCGCAGCTCAAGTGGTACTACATCTTGGTCGCCTATGTCGTGGCGCCTGTGCTGGCCTTCTGCAACGCTTACGGAAGTGGCCTCACTGACTGGTCTCTCGCCTCCACCTACGGCAAGCTCGCGATCTTCGTGTTCGGTGCATGGGCTGGCCTCTCACACGGTGGCGTGCTCGTTGGGCTCGCTGCCTGTGGTGTCATGATGAGCATCGTGTCCACCGCCTCAGACCTGATGCAAGACTTCAAGACCGGGTACCTGACGCTGGCATCACCGAGGTCTATGTTTGTCAGCCAGGTGATCGGCACCGGGATGGGGTGTGTCATCGGGCCCTGCGTCTTCTGGCTCTTCTACAAGGCGTTCGGTGACATTGGCGAGAGTGGCACCGAGTATCCGGCGCCCTATGCCATCGTGTACCGCAACATGGCCATCCTCGGCGTGGATGGCTTTGGCTCGCTCCCAGAAAACTGCCTCACCCTCTGCTACATTTTCTTTGCGGCAGCGATCGCCATCAACCTTGCGAGGGACCTGACCCCGCACAGGGTGTCGAGGTTTATCCCGCTGCCAATGGCGATGGCGATCCCGTTCTACATCGGATCCTACTTCGCCATCGACATGTTTCTGGGCAGCATGATCCTCTTCGTGTGGGAGCGGCTGAACAAGGCGAAAGCGGACGCGTTCGGACCTGCGGTCGCGTCGGGGCTGATCTGCGGAGATGGCATCTGGACCCTGCCGCAGTCCATTCTGGCTCTGGCCAAAGTGCAGCCTCCAATTTGCATGAAGTTTTTGTCCAGATCGACCAATGCCAAGGTGGACAGCTTCCTCGGCTTGTCATGATTTTACATAGAATGACAAGTGGGCACACGCTCTCATCCTGTAATTATTGGTTCAAAAATTTAATCACCGAGATACTGAATTGTACTAGAAGAGAAGAGGTTTTGCTGTGAGGTGAACAAATCTTCGTCCGTATAGTCAGTTCGTTTCAGGAGAAGTTTTACTCAATGTCCCTCTGCCATTTTTTTGGCGGTTCTATTCTTGATTTGCGTGCTTCACGGTTATATAGGTCTTAGAATGTAAAACGTTCATAACAAATTTCCGTAGGAACGGACTGATGTCCTGCAGGTAGACCTAGTCTACTCACATCTTATGTATCATTACATATGAGAGCAATACACACCTAAACCGATATGCTAAGCTGTTGACCATGAAGCCTATCTGCAAAATATAGGCGATCCTGAAGAGGGTTTACATTTCTTCTTCCTTGAAACGGCTCCATACCTACACGGAGCCTGAACGCTGGACTTGCAACGTGGTCATCCATTCCGGACAGATTTGTAGTGGAAGTCATCAATTGTGTTGTAAATGTTGCCCACATCAACATGACCTTGGATGGCCGCACTGTGAAATAACAAGGATCATAGTTTGTGATAAATAATAAAGACAAGATCCAGAATTGTAGTAGAGTATTACAAAAGCTGGTTTTCCTCAGTAAATGGGGTCAGACAATTTTTAATGGTATTTTTTTGTCTATACATGTTAGAACTGTATTATAGTTTATGGGGTCTTCCTTGTACATTTTTCATCTCACCCCTCTatttgtaatgggcctggcccaactCTCAATCTGTTAACATATAGGCCCACCCTAgtgtagggttagggttttccccATTCTACATGGTACCAGAGCCACAATAGTTTTTTTCATCTCTCCCTCCCCTCCAGCCGCCGCGGGCCACCTCCCCTAGGCCCGGCCGCCGCTTCACCTTCCCCATCCCTCCCCCAACCGTTCCTAGCCGCCGGCCATCACTCCCTGGCCGCGCCACGCCGCCAGGCAGCGCGCCCACCTCGGCTTCCGCGCCGCGCAGCGCCGGCGCTCCATCTCCCGCTCCCTTCCTTACTCGCGCTCGGCACACAGGCGAGAAAATAAAGTCCCTAGGATTGGGAGGCTgtaatcaggaaaagaaaagctACCAAGCACTGTCATGTACGGCCGGCCATACGTCAGGCAACGACGTGCCCGTGACATCTGGCATGCGCGTGAGCGCGCTCAAGAGGCAACagccaggctgggataaggctagagaataagattgagatgagctgggataaggctagagaataagattgagatgagagaattgtggagagttggttagcagcagataagtccaagaaagtaggagttagttgagagtttgtaggagaagttggttagccatagagctatttataagccgcatggcagcagggaataaatcaagcaagatcattatcaTAATTCCTCTCTCTATTAAGCCTACGGTTGAGGGGAATAACCTCACCGGAGAAGACGGCCGAGGGCTACGAACTGCGTAGCCGAGGTCCCGCCAGTCAGGGGTTCGGTGCCCTTGACAAGCACAATACTAATAATAACAACCAAGAACTTGAAGAAACGATGTGCAGGAAAACAAGCTGCCAGTCTGGTTCTGTTCATTAAGAAAGAAGATAGCAAATTGAATACCGTATATTTTAGAGGGAGGGAGAAGGCAGAAAATACCTGACTACATCATCTGGTAGTTTGAGACGATCTATGACATCTTTGATGTGCAGTCCATGCTCCTGGTCCCTGCAGTTGCAGTCATCATCAGTCTATTTCCCAACCAGATATGCTCCTCGCATTTGTAATTGTAATAGAGTAATAAATTCCCTTTTAGAATTGGCACTGGAATACTAGCAAGGTACAAGAAACAAACTACAAAATGAAGTTTATACAAGACCCTTGAATCTATGGAATACAAAATTAGCCTCAGATGGTGTTCATTAAATTCAGCGTTCGCTAAAATGAGAATCAACTTTCCTGAATTTCTTCTCCTGACAGTTCTTCCATTGTTACTAGGTTCATAACCCTGAGCGAGCCTAGTGTTTCTAGGCCAAACCATTACTAATTATGGTCATTCTTTACCATGGAGCTTTTAAAGCTCCATAGGTTTGGTATCTGTACCGACTTTACAATACTATGCGTTCAACCATAGTTTTCTTTTACTGGGAGATGAAAAACATTCAAGATCATAAGCATGCCAATAACATTAGATATCAAAATCAGCTACAACTAAGTAACTAACATACATGACAGATGGGTCATGAAAAACACTCAAGACCAAGTTGGATATGTAGTTTCCATCAACCTGAAAAAATAAATATGAAAGATTAGAGAGATAGGTAGATATCTGTAATATTATAC is a genomic window of Zea mays cultivar B73 chromosome 5, Zm-B73-REFERENCE-NAM-5.0, whole genome shotgun sequence containing:
- the LOC103627453 gene encoding probable metal-nicotianamine transporter YSL14 → MAPHTTGVGGGSGAEEEVSEAAAASPALRHRHAGKGEAEAEGLDGNGDAGADGQASLERVFADKAVPSWREQLTLRAFVVSALLAVMFNVIVMKLNLTTGIVPSLNVSAGLLGFFFVRMWTAAVERMGFLCHPFTRQENTIIQTCVVSAYGIAFSGGFGSYLFGMSDKIAKQATEAKDANNIKDPHLGWMIGFLFLVSFIGLFALVPLRKIMIVDYKLTYPSGTATAYLINGFHTPEGAKLAKKQVKTLGKYFMFSFFWGFFQWFYTAGDECGFKNFPTLGLEAYNNRFFFDFSPTYVGVGMICPYIVNVSVLLGGILSWGVMWPLIAKKKGSWYLASVDDSSLHGLQAYMVFISIALILGDGLYNFIKVLIRTIAGFISMVQQNSKGMLPVSDNGSSMSATEALSFDDERRTEIFLRDQVPKSVAYGGYVVVAAISIGTLPQIFPQLKWYYILVAYVVAPVLAFCNAYGSGLTDWSLASTYGKLAIFVFGAWAGLSHGGVLVGLAACGVMMSIVSTASDLMQDFKTGYLTLASPRSMFVSQVIGTGMGCVIGPCVFWLFYKAFGDIGESGTEYPAPYAIVYRNMAILGVDGFGSLPENCLTLCYIFFAAAIAINLARDLTPHRVSRFIPLPMAMAIPFYIGSYFAIDMFLGSMILFVWERLNKAKADAFGPAVASGLICGDGIWTLPQSILALAKVQPPICMKFLSRSTNAKVDSFLGLS